A portion of the Stella humosa genome contains these proteins:
- a CDS encoding ABC transporter ATP-binding protein: MSTALLSIRDVSVGFGGVKVLDGISIDVMPGEIRGLIGPNGAGKTTLLNVICGIHAPHQGDVLLDGTSIVGLKPSRIAGLGLGRTFQTSQLFRGMTVLENLMTGLHRRTTAGMLGAAFNLASYREEEERAEEAARKALEFIGMADFAERPGTALSFGQQRVIEIARTLIGDPKVVLLDEPAVGLSINRLAEFDTLLRRIRDEKGVTLILIEHVIRLVMDVCDQVTVLSSGRRIADGPPDQVRNDPDVIEAYLGKELRARHSAS; encoded by the coding sequence ATGAGCACGGCACTCCTTTCCATCCGCGATGTCTCCGTTGGCTTCGGCGGGGTGAAGGTGCTGGATGGCATCTCCATCGACGTGATGCCCGGCGAGATCCGCGGCCTGATCGGCCCCAACGGCGCCGGCAAGACGACGCTGCTGAACGTCATCTGCGGCATCCACGCGCCGCACCAGGGTGACGTGCTGCTGGACGGCACCTCGATCGTCGGCCTGAAGCCCAGCCGCATCGCCGGCCTGGGCCTCGGCCGCACCTTCCAGACCTCGCAGCTCTTCCGCGGCATGACGGTCCTGGAAAACCTGATGACCGGCCTGCACCGCCGCACCACGGCCGGCATGCTGGGGGCGGCCTTCAACCTCGCCAGCTATCGCGAGGAGGAGGAGCGGGCCGAGGAAGCCGCGCGCAAGGCGCTGGAGTTCATCGGCATGGCCGACTTCGCCGAGCGGCCGGGCACGGCGCTTTCCTTCGGGCAGCAGCGCGTCATCGAGATCGCCCGCACGCTCATCGGCGACCCCAAGGTGGTGCTGCTGGACGAGCCCGCCGTCGGCCTCAGCATCAACCGCTTGGCGGAGTTCGACACCCTGCTGCGCCGCATCCGCGACGAGAAGGGCGTCACCCTCATCCTGATCGAGCATGTCATCCGGCTGGTGATGGACGTGTGCGACCAGGTGACGGTGCTGAGCTCGGGGCGGCGCATCGCCGACGGCCCGCCCGACCAGGTGCGCAACGACCCCGACGTGATCGAAGCCTATCTCGGGAAGGAACTCCGTGCTCGACATTCGGCATCTTAA
- a CDS encoding ABC transporter ATP-binding protein, producing the protein MLDIRHLKVAYGITEVLRDVSFQVPTGSIVALLGGNGSGKTTMLNTLTGLVRPVAGSITFEGKECAGLAPDGIVRRGIAQVPQGREVWPTMSVHDNLELGAATRRDWPGIRSDLDDVYAMFPKLKVHKRRHAGSLSGGEQQMVAIGRALMARPRCLLMDEPSAGLAPSIVGDMVDTILALNRRGLTILLVEQNIGVAAAVAEHAHILQGGEIAFSGPAAGLIDNPAVLRSYLGR; encoded by the coding sequence GTGCTCGACATTCGGCATCTTAAGGTCGCCTACGGCATCACCGAGGTGCTGCGGGACGTTTCGTTCCAGGTGCCGACGGGCTCGATCGTGGCGCTGCTGGGCGGCAACGGCTCGGGCAAGACGACCATGCTCAACACGCTGACCGGGCTGGTGCGCCCGGTCGCCGGCTCCATCACCTTCGAGGGCAAGGAGTGCGCGGGCCTGGCGCCGGACGGCATCGTCCGCCGCGGCATCGCCCAGGTGCCGCAGGGGCGCGAGGTGTGGCCCACCATGTCGGTCCACGACAACCTGGAGCTGGGTGCCGCCACGCGGCGCGACTGGCCCGGCATCCGGTCCGACCTGGACGATGTCTACGCCATGTTCCCCAAGCTGAAGGTCCACAAGCGCCGCCATGCCGGCAGCCTCAGCGGCGGCGAGCAGCAGATGGTGGCGATCGGCCGCGCCCTGATGGCCCGTCCCCGATGCCTCCTGATGGACGAGCCCTCGGCCGGTCTGGCGCCATCGATCGTCGGCGACATGGTCGACACCATCCTGGCGCTGAACCGCCGCGGCCTCACCATCCTGCTGGTGGAACAGAACATCGGCGTCGCCGCCGCGGTGGCAGAGCATGCCCACATCCTGCAGGGCGGCGAGATAGCCTTCTCCGGCCCCGCCGCCGGCCTGATCGACAACCCGGCGGTGCTGCGGTCGTATCTGGGGCGGTGA
- a CDS encoding MFS transporter, with protein sequence MAAGGASAWRTTLLSAGVLAFAGMGDALIYVVLPIEAAAFGLSLTWVGILLSANRFARVLLYGEIARLGIRVGPRNLSIAAAVASIISTFMYGLVDSPWLQLVARIMWGLSFAALNLTTLTYAWGDGRDGRSGTRMGASRGLRQTGLAFACAAGAWAAVAIGPREAFLAIGMLSLPCLALALMLPRAEPGKRSEERVWTRPAPVDVYIFAFGAVIDGGFVMTMALVLGEDAGPREAMIAAGLSWALRYLVVVAVAPVSGVLCDRWGANRLLLFSSATVIAGLLAVTLGWAYAGVIAVVVTRAMVDTTAPIVAAQTARGEVLIAVSRNATWRDMGAAVGPVIAGFTLGLVSLPPYYAGMAAILAAVTLWMARVVLRAP encoded by the coding sequence ATGGCGGCAGGTGGCGCTTCGGCGTGGCGGACGACGCTGCTTTCGGCGGGCGTCCTGGCCTTCGCCGGGATGGGCGATGCGCTGATCTATGTCGTGCTGCCGATCGAGGCCGCAGCCTTCGGGCTGTCGCTGACCTGGGTCGGCATCCTCTTGTCGGCCAACCGGTTTGCCCGCGTTCTGCTTTATGGCGAGATCGCGCGACTCGGCATCCGGGTCGGCCCCCGCAACCTGTCGATCGCGGCCGCCGTGGCCTCCATCATCTCCACCTTCATGTACGGGCTGGTGGACAGCCCGTGGCTGCAACTGGTGGCGCGCATCATGTGGGGGCTGTCCTTCGCCGCCCTCAACCTGACGACGCTGACCTATGCCTGGGGCGACGGGCGCGACGGCCGGTCGGGCACGCGCATGGGGGCCAGCCGCGGGCTGCGCCAGACCGGCCTTGCCTTCGCCTGCGCGGCGGGTGCGTGGGCGGCCGTCGCGATCGGCCCGCGGGAGGCCTTCCTGGCGATCGGCATGCTGTCCCTGCCCTGCCTGGCGCTGGCCCTGATGCTGCCGCGGGCCGAGCCCGGCAAGCGGTCGGAGGAACGGGTGTGGACCCGGCCGGCCCCGGTGGACGTCTACATCTTCGCCTTTGGCGCGGTCATCGACGGAGGCTTCGTCATGACCATGGCCCTGGTCCTGGGCGAGGATGCCGGCCCGCGCGAGGCGATGATCGCGGCCGGCCTGTCCTGGGCCCTGCGCTACCTCGTGGTGGTGGCCGTCGCCCCCGTCAGCGGGGTGCTGTGCGACCGCTGGGGGGCGAACCGGCTGTTGCTGTTCTCGTCGGCAACGGTGATCGCCGGCCTGCTGGCCGTCACGCTGGGATGGGCCTATGCCGGCGTCATCGCGGTCGTCGTCACCCGCGCCATGGTCGACACCACCGCCCCCATCGTCGCCGCCCAGACGGCGCGTGGCGAGGTGCTGATCGCGGTATCGCGCAACGCCACTTGGCGCGACATGGGGGCCGCGGTCGGCCCGGTGATCGCCGGCTTCACCCTGGGGCTGGTGAGCCTGCCGCCCTACTATGCCGGCATGGCCGCCATCCTGGCGGCCGTCACGCTGTGGATGGCGCGCGTCGTGCTGCGCGCGCCATGA
- a CDS encoding class II aldolase/adducin family protein, whose translation MASTARKQLRIESMHNRVTPEEWQARIDLAACYRLLDIYEMSDMAANHISARVPGEDGAFLINPYGMLYEEITASSLIKVDYDGNILARPGYGDFEYGVNRAGFVIHSAIHKARHETDCVIHTHTWPGMAVSSLECGLLPMNQTSMRFVQVGYHEYKGVVLDLAMQDELVADLGGHNALILRNHGLLTTGNTIPEAFNAMHRLELSCKAQLAALSTGQPLRPVPDDVLQATYMNYQPQTRRPYGVMEWPALLRKLDRISPGYDA comes from the coding sequence ATGGCGAGCACGGCCAGGAAGCAGCTTCGCATCGAATCGATGCACAATCGGGTGACGCCGGAGGAATGGCAGGCGCGGATCGACCTCGCAGCCTGCTATCGCCTGCTTGATATCTACGAGATGTCGGACATGGCGGCGAACCACATTTCCGCCCGCGTGCCGGGGGAGGACGGCGCGTTCCTCATCAACCCCTACGGCATGCTGTACGAGGAGATCACCGCCTCCTCGCTGATCAAAGTCGACTATGATGGCAACATCCTAGCCCGCCCCGGCTATGGCGACTTCGAGTATGGCGTGAACCGGGCCGGCTTCGTCATCCATAGCGCCATCCACAAGGCGCGGCACGAGACCGACTGCGTCATCCATACCCACACCTGGCCCGGCATGGCGGTGTCGTCGCTGGAATGCGGGCTGCTGCCGATGAACCAGACCTCCATGCGGTTCGTGCAGGTTGGCTATCATGAGTACAAGGGCGTGGTGCTGGACCTCGCCATGCAGGACGAACTGGTGGCCGATCTCGGCGGGCACAACGCGCTCATCCTGCGCAACCACGGCCTGCTGACCACCGGCAACACGATCCCGGAGGCCTTCAACGCCATGCACCGGCTGGAACTGTCCTGCAAGGCGCAACTGGCCGCGCTGTCGACCGGTCAGCCGCTGCGCCCGGTGCCGGACGACGTGCTACAGGCGACCTACATGAACTACCAGCCGCAGACGCGCCGGCCCTATGGCGTAATGGAATGGCCGGCCCTGCTGCGCAAGCTGGACCGGATCAGCCCCGGCTACGACGCCTGA
- a CDS encoding cold-shock protein, with protein sequence MPVGTVKWFNSTKGYGFIQPDNGGPDVFVHISAVERAGMGNLAEGQKISFEEQRDPKRGKTSAENLKAV encoded by the coding sequence ATGCCTGTCGGTACCGTCAAGTGGTTCAACAGCACCAAGGGTTACGGTTTCATTCAGCCTGACAATGGCGGGCCGGATGTGTTCGTCCATATTTCCGCCGTCGAGCGCGCGGGCATGGGCAATCTGGCCGAAGGCCAGAAGATCTCCTTCGAGGAGCAGCGCGATCCCAAGCGCGGCAAGACCTCGGCCGAGAATCTGAAGGCCGTCTGA
- a CDS encoding autoinducer 2 ABC transporter substrate-binding protein, whose product MNRRRMLSLLAAGAAGGVLGLPHLAAAQDRRTMVTVVKIAGIPWFNALERGVLRGAKEFDLAASMIGPANVDPAQQVKLLEDLIARKVDVIGLVPLDVKVTEPVLRRAQAGGITVITHEGPEQEGRTWNVELIDSVSFGEEQMKKLAAEMKEQGEYVIYVGTLTTPLHNKWADAAIAYQKKHYPKMKLATDRFPGGDEIDTSQRTTLDVIKAYPNVRGILGFGSNGPIGAGNAVRQRRLGQRIAIVGTVLPSQAKPLIMDGTIREGFLWSPNDAGYAMVAVAKLVLDGRKIEDGMVIPGLGKAVVDVPNRQIRVDRIMRINKQTVDGLIAQGL is encoded by the coding sequence ATGAACAGACGTCGGATGTTGTCGCTGCTGGCGGCGGGTGCCGCTGGCGGGGTACTGGGCCTGCCGCACCTGGCCGCCGCACAGGACCGCCGGACCATGGTGACGGTGGTGAAGATCGCCGGCATCCCCTGGTTCAACGCGCTGGAGCGCGGCGTGCTGCGCGGTGCCAAGGAATTCGACCTGGCCGCATCCATGATCGGCCCGGCCAATGTCGACCCCGCCCAGCAGGTGAAGCTGCTGGAGGACCTGATCGCGCGCAAGGTAGACGTCATCGGCCTGGTGCCGCTGGACGTGAAGGTGACCGAGCCGGTGCTGCGTCGCGCCCAGGCCGGCGGCATCACCGTCATCACCCATGAGGGACCCGAACAGGAAGGGCGGACCTGGAACGTCGAGCTGATCGATTCCGTCAGCTTCGGCGAGGAGCAGATGAAGAAGCTCGCCGCCGAGATGAAGGAACAGGGCGAATACGTCATCTATGTCGGCACGCTGACGACGCCGCTCCACAACAAATGGGCCGACGCCGCCATCGCCTACCAGAAGAAGCACTATCCCAAGATGAAGCTGGCGACCGACCGCTTCCCCGGCGGCGACGAGATCGACACCTCGCAGCGCACGACGCTGGACGTCATCAAGGCCTATCCCAACGTGCGCGGCATCCTGGGCTTCGGATCCAACGGGCCGATCGGCGCCGGCAATGCGGTGCGTCAGCGGCGGCTGGGCCAGCGCATCGCCATCGTCGGCACCGTGCTGCCGTCGCAGGCCAAGCCCCTGATCATGGACGGCACCATCCGCGAGGGCTTCCTGTGGAGCCCGAACGACGCCGGCTATGCCATGGTCGCGGTCGCCAAGCTGGTGCTGGACGGTCGCAAGATCGAGGACGGGATGGTCATCCCCGGCCTGGGAAAGGCCGTCGTCGACGTGCCCAACCGCCAGATCCGCGTCGACCGGATCATGCGGATCAACAAGCAGACGGTGGACGGGCTGATCGCCCAGGGCCTGTGA
- a CDS encoding sugar ABC transporter ATP-binding protein, with amino-acid sequence MPPFLELRGITKRFGGVRALDAVDLEIASGEVHGLVGQNGCGKSTLIKIIAGVEAPEAGGTITLDGQTRARLTPAESRRLGIQVIYQDLSLFPNLSVAENIAIGRMPGGLGRVDQRAMRATAAAALDRLGVALALDATVGELAIADRQLVAICRAMAEDARLLIMDEPTASLTRREVEVLAGRMADLARRGIAVLFVSHRLEEVLEVSARVTVLRDGAKVGTFAPADLDEDRLTRLMTGRQFHYAIRDGATPAGRVVLAVDGLSRAGEFQDIDLRLHAGEVVGLTGRLGAGRTELALAIFGMTAADRGTIRLDGQPLPPGSNRAAIAGGVAYVSEDRLTCGLALERPVGDNLVVTILDRLAGRAGLIPAARRAGAVRDGIARLAIKAARPEIAVRTLSGGNQQRVVLAKWLATGPRLLILDSPTVGVDIGAKDGIYALLRELAAEGLAILLISDEIAEVLHHADRVLVMRAGRIAGEYRPAATTTGELRAAIDG; translated from the coding sequence ATGCCGCCTTTCCTGGAACTGAGAGGAATCACCAAGCGGTTCGGCGGCGTCCGCGCGCTGGACGCCGTCGACCTGGAGATCGCATCGGGCGAGGTGCACGGCCTCGTCGGCCAGAATGGCTGCGGCAAGTCCACCCTGATCAAGATCATCGCCGGGGTGGAGGCGCCCGAGGCGGGCGGCACCATCACGCTCGACGGGCAGACGCGCGCGCGCCTGACGCCGGCCGAGAGCCGGCGGCTCGGCATCCAGGTGATCTACCAGGACCTGTCGCTCTTCCCCAACCTGTCGGTGGCCGAGAACATCGCCATCGGCCGCATGCCGGGCGGTCTCGGGCGGGTCGACCAACGGGCCATGCGCGCCACGGCCGCGGCCGCGCTGGACCGGCTTGGGGTGGCGCTGGCCCTGGATGCGACCGTGGGCGAACTGGCCATCGCCGACCGCCAACTGGTGGCGATCTGCCGGGCGATGGCCGAGGACGCGCGCCTGCTGATCATGGACGAGCCGACCGCCTCGCTGACCCGGCGCGAGGTCGAGGTGCTGGCCGGCCGCATGGCCGACCTGGCGCGGCGCGGCATCGCCGTCCTCTTCGTCAGCCACCGGCTGGAGGAGGTGCTGGAGGTATCGGCGCGCGTCACCGTGCTGCGCGACGGCGCCAAGGTCGGCACCTTCGCGCCGGCCGATCTCGACGAGGACCGGCTGACCCGGCTGATGACGGGCCGCCAGTTCCACTACGCCATCCGCGACGGCGCGACGCCCGCCGGCCGGGTGGTGCTGGCGGTCGACGGGCTGTCGCGAGCGGGCGAGTTCCAGGATATCGACCTGCGGCTCCATGCCGGCGAGGTGGTGGGCCTGACCGGCCGGCTGGGCGCCGGGCGGACCGAGCTGGCACTGGCCATCTTCGGCATGACCGCGGCCGACCGCGGCACCATCCGGCTCGACGGCCAGCCCCTGCCCCCAGGCTCCAACCGGGCGGCCATCGCGGGCGGCGTCGCCTACGTCTCGGAGGACCGGCTGACCTGCGGCCTGGCACTGGAACGGCCGGTCGGCGACAACCTGGTCGTCACCATCCTCGACCGGCTGGCCGGGCGGGCAGGCCTGATCCCGGCCGCACGGCGGGCAGGTGCGGTGCGCGACGGGATCGCCCGGCTGGCGATCAAGGCGGCCCGGCCGGAGATTGCCGTGCGCACGCTGTCCGGCGGCAACCAGCAGCGGGTCGTGCTGGCCAAGTGGCTGGCGACGGGGCCGCGCCTGCTGATCCTCGACAGCCCGACGGTCGGCGTCGACATCGGCGCCAAGGACGGCATCTACGCCCTCCTGCGCGAGCTGGCGGCCGAGGGGCTGGCGATCCTCCTCATCTCCGACGAGATCGCCGAGGTGCTGCACCATGCCGACCGGGTGCTGGTGATGCGGGCCGGGCGGATCGCCGGCGAGTACCGGCCGGCCGCCACCACGACGGGCGAGCTGCGGGCGGCCATCGATGGTTGA
- a CDS encoding ABC transporter permease has protein sequence MVDRAMGDKLARLVRTHEFRLLLATLALATGLSIATDTFLTAQNLFDLLTANAFAGILAAGLLVVLVAGGIDISFTATASVAQYLAMTAANAWGLDWASVFAIGILAGAACGAINAALIEGLRIPGIIVTIATLNVFYGLLVFTTGGRYIYALPDWFAQGIWWFEYVDAEQIPYGLNLQILLLVLAFAATAWLLNRTGVGRRIRALGGNREAARRLGFPVFGLNLLAYGYMGMMAGIASLAQAQLAQSVAPTVLVGRELDVLAAVVLGGASLNGGIGSVTGTILGLTLLAIMQNGLVLAGVSSYWSPFFTGLVILLSVSTAALEHRRRPASVGAAA, from the coding sequence ATGGTTGACCGCGCGATGGGCGATAAGCTGGCCCGCCTGGTCCGCACGCACGAGTTCCGCCTGCTGCTGGCAACCCTGGCCCTGGCCACGGGCCTGTCGATCGCGACCGACACCTTCCTGACGGCGCAGAACCTGTTCGACCTGCTGACCGCCAACGCCTTCGCCGGCATCCTGGCGGCGGGATTGCTGGTGGTGCTGGTGGCGGGCGGGATCGACATCTCCTTCACCGCCACGGCGTCGGTCGCGCAGTACCTGGCGATGACGGCAGCCAACGCCTGGGGCCTCGACTGGGCCAGCGTGTTCGCCATCGGCATCCTGGCCGGGGCGGCCTGCGGGGCGATCAACGCCGCGCTCATCGAGGGCCTGCGCATTCCCGGCATCATCGTCACCATCGCGACGCTGAACGTCTTCTACGGCCTGCTCGTCTTCACCACGGGCGGCCGCTACATCTATGCCCTGCCCGACTGGTTCGCCCAGGGCATCTGGTGGTTCGAATATGTCGATGCCGAACAGATCCCCTACGGCCTGAACCTGCAGATCCTGCTGCTGGTCCTGGCCTTCGCGGCCACCGCCTGGCTGCTGAACCGGACCGGCGTCGGCCGGCGCATCCGCGCGCTGGGCGGCAACCGCGAGGCCGCCCGCCGGCTGGGCTTCCCCGTCTTCGGCCTCAACCTGCTGGCCTATGGCTACATGGGCATGATGGCCGGCATCGCCTCGCTGGCCCAGGCCCAACTGGCACAATCCGTCGCCCCCACCGTCCTGGTCGGGCGCGAGTTGGACGTGCTGGCGGCGGTGGTCCTGGGCGGGGCCAGCCTGAATGGCGGCATCGGCTCGGTCACGGGCACCATCCTCGGCCTGACGCTGCTGGCGATCATGCAGAACGGGCTGGTGCTGGCGGGCGTGTCCTCCTACTGGTCGCCCTTCTTCACCGGGCTGGTGATCCTGCTCTCGGTCTCGACCGCGGCATTGGAGCACCGGCGGCGACCGGCCTCGGTCGGGGCCGCGGCATGA
- a CDS encoding ABC transporter permease — translation MTGWRGLLSGAGDGTNRALLATIAAAMLAFGLVVGDGFFSFAAMRSMAFQMPELGILSLAMMVTLLSGGINLAVIATANLSALAMAWVLTGFVPGSEGPAWVAWQGAAIAAGFAVAAAAGLLNGVLIAYLRVSPILATLGTMTLLKGLAIGLTRGEVLSGFPEPILYLGNGTLLGVPAGLYLFAATAVLVAIILGRTPLGAAIVMIGSNEKAARFSGIDTRAVIVRVYLMSGLLAGLAALVMMARFNSANAAYGESYLLVTILAAVLGGTNPMGGAGRVGGLVLALVLLQVVSSGFNQLDVSPFLTLAIWGVILLAVTGLAARRAREGTV, via the coding sequence ATGACCGGCTGGCGCGGCCTGCTTTCCGGTGCGGGCGACGGCACCAACCGCGCCCTCCTGGCGACGATCGCGGCCGCCATGCTCGCCTTCGGCCTGGTGGTCGGCGACGGATTCTTCAGTTTCGCGGCCATGCGGTCGATGGCGTTCCAGATGCCGGAGCTGGGCATCCTGTCCCTGGCGATGATGGTGACGCTGCTGTCGGGCGGCATCAACCTGGCGGTGATCGCGACCGCCAACCTCTCGGCGCTGGCCATGGCCTGGGTGCTAACGGGTTTCGTGCCGGGCAGCGAGGGGCCCGCCTGGGTCGCCTGGCAAGGGGCAGCGATCGCCGCCGGCTTTGCCGTGGCGGCCGCCGCCGGCCTGCTGAACGGCGTGCTGATCGCCTATCTGCGCGTGTCGCCGATCCTGGCGACGCTGGGCACGATGACGCTGCTGAAAGGGCTGGCGATCGGGCTGACGCGCGGCGAGGTGCTGTCGGGCTTTCCCGAGCCGATCCTCTACCTGGGCAACGGTACCCTCCTGGGCGTGCCGGCCGGCCTCTACCTGTTCGCGGCCACGGCGGTCCTGGTCGCCATCATCCTCGGCCGCACACCGCTGGGTGCGGCCATCGTCATGATCGGCTCGAACGAAAAGGCCGCGCGCTTCTCGGGCATCGACACGCGCGCCGTGATCGTGCGCGTCTATCTTATGTCGGGCCTGCTCGCGGGGCTGGCCGCCCTGGTGATGATGGCGCGCTTCAACTCCGCCAATGCCGCCTATGGCGAAAGCTACCTGCTGGTGACGATCCTGGCGGCCGTGCTAGGGGGCACCAATCCGATGGGCGGCGCCGGCCGGGTCGGCGGGCTGGTGCTGGCGCTGGTCCTGCTCCAGGTCGTGTCGTCGGGCTTCAACCAGTTGGATGTCAGCCCGTTCCTGACGCTGGCCATCTGGGGCGTCATTCTGCTGGCCGTGACGGGGCTGGCCGCGCGCCGGGCGCGAGAAGGGACTGTGTGA
- a CDS encoding metallophosphoesterase family protein, which produces MTSFRFLHAADIHLDSPLHGLSRYDGLPVEDIRSATRAAFDNLIQYAIDERVNFVVIAGDLFDGEWRDMGTGLYFARAMGRLDQAGIPAFVLAGNHDAASTISRTVPWPPNVRQFGSRRPETHRLPELAVAVHGQSFATPAVTDNLVVAYPPAEAHAFNIGVLHTALAGRPGHATYAPCSVEDLRSRGYDYWALGHVHEFEIVGREPHIVFPGNVQGRTIRETGPKGAVLVTVVDGEIAAVARADLDVIRWMRLEVDCAGATLEEIADRVRAELGRAHGANGTGRPLVARVSLVGAMAEAGALHDRAPLLRDNVRAIAASISPDLHVEKVKVLVTQPVAEHPAALGGDIAGLIDEGASDPELIGAIKADLERFMVAADATLGPCEDGNLGEDGGPLEDGELHDDGGLRLLASQGDWPAILRTASLALRSRLTREA; this is translated from the coding sequence GTGACGAGCTTCCGCTTTCTGCATGCGGCCGACATCCATCTGGACAGTCCGCTGCATGGTCTTTCCCGCTATGACGGGCTTCCGGTCGAGGACATTCGCTCGGCGACCCGGGCGGCCTTCGACAATCTCATCCAGTATGCGATCGACGAACGCGTGAACTTCGTGGTGATCGCGGGCGACCTGTTCGACGGCGAATGGCGCGACATGGGCACCGGGCTCTACTTTGCCCGGGCCATGGGCCGGCTCGACCAGGCCGGCATCCCGGCCTTCGTCCTCGCGGGCAACCACGACGCCGCTTCGACCATCTCACGGACAGTGCCCTGGCCACCCAACGTCCGCCAGTTCGGTTCCCGCAGGCCGGAGACCCATCGCCTGCCGGAACTGGCCGTGGCCGTGCACGGGCAGAGCTTCGCCACGCCGGCGGTCACCGACAACCTGGTCGTCGCCTACCCGCCCGCCGAGGCGCATGCCTTCAACATCGGCGTGCTGCACACCGCGCTGGCCGGGCGGCCGGGGCACGCCACCTACGCGCCCTGCAGCGTCGAGGACCTCCGCTCGAGGGGCTACGACTATTGGGCGCTGGGACACGTGCACGAGTTCGAGATCGTCGGCAGGGAACCCCACATCGTCTTCCCGGGAAACGTGCAGGGACGAACCATCCGCGAGACCGGGCCCAAGGGCGCGGTGCTCGTGACCGTCGTCGACGGCGAGATCGCGGCGGTGGCAAGGGCGGACCTGGACGTCATCCGCTGGATGCGCCTGGAGGTGGACTGCGCCGGCGCGACGCTCGAGGAGATTGCCGATCGCGTCCGCGCCGAGCTGGGGCGCGCCCACGGGGCCAACGGGACCGGGCGCCCGCTGGTCGCGCGGGTCAGCCTGGTCGGGGCAATGGCCGAAGCCGGGGCGCTGCACGATCGCGCGCCGCTCCTGCGGGACAATGTGCGCGCGATCGCCGCCTCGATATCGCCGGACCTTCACGTCGAGAAGGTGAAGGTGCTGGTGACCCAGCCGGTCGCCGAACACCCCGCCGCTCTGGGTGGCGATATCGCGGGACTGATCGACGAAGGCGCCTCCGACCCGGAGCTGATCGGCGCGATCAAGGCGGACCTGGAACGCTTCATGGTCGCCGCGGACGCCACGCTCGGCCCCTGCGAAGATGGCAACCTGGGCGAAGATGGCGGCCCGCTTGAAGATGGCGAGTTGCACGATGATGGCGGGCTGCGCCTTCTGGCGTCGCAGGGCGACTGGCCGGCGATTCTCCGGACGGCATCGCTGGCCCTGCGCTCCCGCCTGACGCGGGAGGCCTGA